In Erigeron canadensis isolate Cc75 chromosome 1, C_canadensis_v1, whole genome shotgun sequence, a single window of DNA contains:
- the LOC122585238 gene encoding probable WRKY transcription factor 48, which yields MEKKEEDLKKNNLENHQNNLMANSTFSDQIPAAFGGGFFDMAQAGYLDILAFQDYGGGASLFDILHEQPTHHPPPSLIDQSPSSLPPPVPAAEIVSTPPTQNSCSISSSSNDAVNNNVDDQENNTNTRKRSSSAQDDDDDDNDNDDDDDDKTTTTTTTNKQLKPKKKNPKKQREPRFAFMTKSDIDHLDDGYRWRKYGQKAVKNSPFPRSYHRCTSVACGVKKRVERSSDDPSIVITTYEGTHTHPYPMTPRGAIGIMPPESGGYGCFSSGGNNGGLSSFLFTQPHYQPYTTFHSQTSSSSNSLNFNNNTNNASSTTAHPSPAYSQFFQERRFCPPPSSSTSSSLVRDHGLLQDVVPSQIRKDDPKEEQN from the exons atggaaaagaaagaagaagactTAAAGAAGAACAACTTAGAAAATCATCAAAATAACTTAATGGCTAACTCAACATTTTCCGATCAGATTCCGGCAGCCTTTGGTGGTGGCTTTTTTGATATGGCTCAAGCAGGATACTTGGATATATTAGCTTTTCAAGATTATGGTGGAGGTGCATCTCTTTTTGATATACTTCATGAACAACCTACTCATCATCCACCACCTTCACTGATTGATCAATCACCGTCGTCTCTTCCGCCACCGGTGCCGGCGGCGGAGATAGTGAGCACACCACCCACACAGAATTCTTGTTCGATCTCATCTTCTTCAAATGATGCTGTGAATAATAATGTTGATGACCAAGAGAATAATACTAATACTAGAAAAAGATCATCATCAGCTCAAGATGATGACGacgatgataatgataatgatgatgacgacgatgaCAAAACGACTActactactacaactaataaaCA GTTAAAACCCAAAAAGAAGAACCCAAAAAAGCAAAGGGAACCAAGATTTGCTTTCATGACCAAGAGTGACATTGATCACTTGGATGATGGTTATAGATGGAGAAAATATGGTCAGAAAGCTGTGAAAAATAGCCCTTTTCCTAG GAGTTACCATAGGTGCACAAGTGTGGCATGTGGAGTCAAGAAGAGAGTTGAGAGATCATCCGATGATCCGTcgattgttatcacaacttacGAAGGTACCCACACTCACCCGTATCCGATGACACCAAGAGGAGCCATTGGAATCATGCCGCCAGAAAGCGGAGGTTATGGTTGTTTTAGTAGCGGCGGAAATAATGGCGGtctatcttcttttctttttacacAACCTCACTACCAGCCCTATACTACTTTCCATAGCCAAACTTCAAGCTCATCTAATTCTCTAAACTTCAACAACAACACTAATAATGCTAGTAGTACTACTGCTCATCCATCACCAGCATACTCTCAATTTTTTCAAGAAAGACGTTTTTGCCCTCCACCTTCTTCTTCTACGTCTTCTTCACTTGTTAGAGATCATGGACTACTTCAAGATGTTGTCCCGTCCCAGATTCGAAAAGATGATCCCAAAGAAGAACAGAATTAA